A region from the Sporocytophaga myxococcoides genome encodes:
- a CDS encoding toprim domain-containing protein, translating to MEIPEIKESLAIGTVLEYYGLKPDKSHRLNCPFHEDKTPSMQVYHKTDTAYCFSANCTTHGRSLDVIEFIMYKEQCSKGEAINKAKSLAGQSSRPQSSKAVKPETETVKSNLARIAVLGKVMSEARHNLQRSSKGQAYCKERNLDYEKYEIGSLEERYHRNWNAALKASALEIGLLTEQENKSLSPVLRNCLVFPIRNKSGQIVNLYGRSITRKNHYYLKGRHQGLYPCYPKAETQRLIVTESIIDAATLAQYITDESYGILACYGTNGFTAEHEEAIKALKGLEEIIFFFDGDEAGRAGAERISEILNTYNLKLTTTTVPTPEGEDINSLIQSHDTEILNHLLEQRAEIARETESCLSLNPVNPDSDNLTSIHPSPDSLDISNPDKITYETEAVKITIWGGIEKHNLHRLKLSLSLENKGSGQSFRDDVNLYSNRSFKQFLQNACEELGVLETFLKNILQDFTKEVESYRLDQKEKAAIQNRPEKVELSGNEQKEAIEHLKDKALVKHLRTSMQQCGLIGETDNGLLLFLIFLTRYFDNPLHALVHGSSGSGKTNLLKTILKLVPEECKYETTALTENVLFRPPYRSFWKNKILLLEDLDGSYKALLPLREFMTAQKISKFVTESDPRTGAFKQVHLQAEGPICIAGATTKDKIYEDNSNRSFLIHVNESKAHQDAVLDYQNRQAAGLTDTTSAIRTAHKVHNIQRMLNNNIKVINPFQPSLKLPEYVFKKLRTNTHYITLIQSITFLHQYQREIKQSRTGEKYIETTLEDVELANLLSKESLLRKSDELSGAVREFFESLKSTVRQTNRETFTGKEIREKFRMHPMQFNRRITELQARGYLKQAGGNQKTGYEYRITTWDDYKVLQSALSIMDDTLSVLWQKYPDGKYNRSIT from the coding sequence TTTATTATGTACAAAGAGCAATGCAGCAAGGGGGAAGCCATTAATAAGGCGAAATCCCTTGCTGGTCAAAGCTCCCGACCTCAGTCTTCAAAAGCAGTAAAGCCGGAGACAGAAACAGTGAAATCGAATCTTGCCCGTATTGCAGTATTAGGAAAGGTCATGAGTGAAGCCCGTCATAACTTGCAGCGCAGCAGTAAAGGACAGGCATACTGTAAAGAAAGAAATCTTGATTATGAAAAGTATGAAATAGGTTCTTTAGAGGAAAGGTATCATAGAAACTGGAATGCAGCATTAAAAGCCAGTGCCCTTGAAATAGGCCTCTTGACAGAGCAGGAGAATAAAAGCCTCAGTCCGGTACTAAGGAACTGTCTGGTCTTCCCGATCAGAAACAAGTCAGGTCAAATCGTCAATCTTTACGGTCGTAGCATAACAAGAAAGAATCACTACTATCTTAAAGGAAGGCATCAGGGTTTATATCCCTGTTATCCTAAAGCAGAAACCCAAAGGTTAATAGTAACGGAAAGTATCATTGATGCTGCAACTTTAGCACAGTATATAACAGACGAAAGTTATGGAATACTGGCCTGTTACGGTACAAATGGTTTTACTGCAGAGCATGAAGAAGCAATCAAAGCATTAAAAGGATTAGAAGAAATAATCTTCTTTTTTGATGGAGACGAGGCCGGGAGAGCAGGAGCAGAGCGCATATCCGAAATACTTAACACTTATAACTTAAAACTTACCACTACCACAGTTCCTACACCTGAAGGCGAAGACATTAACAGTCTTATACAAAGCCATGATACGGAAATACTAAACCATCTGTTAGAGCAGAGAGCGGAAATAGCAAGAGAAACAGAATCCTGTTTATCCTTAAATCCTGTAAATCCTGATTCAGACAATTTAACTTCCATACATCCCAGTCCTGACAGCTTAGACATCAGCAATCCCGATAAAATAACCTACGAAACAGAAGCCGTTAAAATAACGATCTGGGGCGGTATAGAAAAGCACAACTTACACAGATTAAAACTAAGTCTAAGTCTTGAAAACAAAGGTAGCGGTCAGAGCTTCCGGGACGATGTGAACTTATACAGCAACAGGAGCTTTAAACAGTTCCTTCAGAATGCCTGTGAAGAACTTGGAGTATTAGAGACCTTTTTAAAAAACATCTTGCAGGACTTTACAAAAGAAGTAGAGAGCTACCGTCTTGATCAGAAAGAAAAAGCAGCGATACAGAACAGGCCTGAGAAAGTGGAGCTGAGCGGAAACGAACAGAAAGAAGCAATCGAACACCTTAAAGACAAAGCTCTTGTAAAGCATCTGAGAACGTCTATGCAGCAATGCGGACTGATAGGAGAGACAGACAACGGTTTACTGCTGTTCCTGATCTTCTTAACAAGATACTTTGATAATCCGCTTCATGCTCTGGTACATGGCAGTTCAGGAAGCGGAAAGACGAATTTATTAAAAACGATCTTAAAACTTGTACCGGAAGAATGTAAGTATGAAACCACGGCTTTAACTGAAAACGTACTGTTCAGACCGCCTTATAGAAGCTTCTGGAAAAACAAGATCCTGTTACTGGAAGACCTTGACGGAAGTTATAAAGCCCTGTTACCACTAAGGGAGTTTATGACAGCTCAGAAGATAAGCAAGTTTGTAACGGAAAGCGACCCGAGAACAGGAGCCTTTAAACAGGTACATTTACAGGCAGAGGGACCGATCTGTATAGCAGGAGCCACGACCAAAGATAAGATCTATGAAGATAACAGCAACCGGAGTTTTCTTATCCATGTGAATGAAAGCAAAGCCCATCAGGATGCCGTACTTGACTATCAGAATAGACAGGCTGCCGGGCTTACAGATACTACTTCAGCCATACGAACGGCTCATAAAGTACACAACATACAGCGTATGTTAAATAACAATATTAAAGTAATAAATCCCTTCCAGCCTTCTTTAAAGCTACCTGAATACGTGTTCAAGAAACTGCGAACGAACACACACTATATAACCCTGATTCAATCTATAACCTTCTTACATCAGTATCAGCGTGAAATAAAGCAGAGCCGTACAGGGGAGAAATATATAGAAACCACATTGGAAGATGTAGAGCTTGCCAACCTGTTAAGCAAAGAAAGTTTACTCAGGAAATCCGACGAACTGAGCGGAGCAGTGAGAGAGTTCTTTGAATCGCTGAAATCCACAGTACGACAGACAAACAGAGAAACCTTTACAGGTAAGGAAATCCGTGAAAAGTTCAGAATGCATCCCATGCAGTTTAATCGCCGGATTACTGAGCTTCAGGCAAGGGGTTATCTGAAACAGGCGGGAGGCAATCAGAAGACAGGCTATGAATATAGGATCACGACCTGGGATGATTATAAAGTGCTTCAGAGCGCTTTAAGTATCATGGATGATACCTTGTCTGTTCTCTGGCAAAAGTACCCGGACGGGAAGTATAACAGAAGCATAACATAA